A single region of the Manihot esculenta cultivar AM560-2 chromosome 12, M.esculenta_v8, whole genome shotgun sequence genome encodes:
- the LOC110627804 gene encoding uncharacterized protein LOC110627804 isoform X2 — translation MATRSLNRILATVMISSAALSLTPKPAFAYLTHPASTDSIIFDAKEKMKTMGYHSFFTQKDHESGDKGNEMQDEIKCGNVVSRLFQMVNKDYKCPTLDHSVSELSKTNCGTFPLEKGKLLKKVLEDENYHVEKMYSSEVWYRDVKKGKGAIATDDQILQLRIHYNLYNDAGDALFNSLEHKTSSVEVHLCDHIFGPGVVKAIKDMRVGGIRRIILPEEYAPMISKRGTPNIKAYGVMDVELVAVCASPVCCS, via the exons ATGGCAACCAGAAGTTTAAATCGGATACTAGCAACCGTGATGATCTCTTCTGCAGCCCTCTCTCTCACCCCCAAGCCAGCTTTTGCCT ACTTAACTCATCCGGCAAGCACAGATTCCATCATTTTCGACGCTAAGGAGAAGATGAAAACAATGGGTTACCACTCATTTTTTACCCAAAAAGATCATGAAAG TGGAGACAAGGGAAATGAGATGCAAGATGAGATCAAATGTGGCAACGTTGTCAGTCGATTGTTCCAGATGGTGAATAAAGACTACAAGTGTCCAACACTTGATCATTCTGTGTCAGAATTGAGTAAAACTAACTGTGGAACTTTCCCTCTAGAGAAAG GGAAACTGCTGAAAAAAGTACTAGAGGATGAGAATTACCATGTTGAAAAGATGTACAGTTCAGAGGTTTGGTACCGGGATGTTAAAAAGGGTAAAGGTGCTATAGCAACAGATGATCAGATTTTACAG CTGAGGATCCACTACAACCTTTATAATGATGCCGGAGATGCCCTTTTTAACAGTTTAGAGCACAAGACTTCTTCGGTGGAAGTCCACTTGTGCGATCATATATTTGGGCCag GAGTTGTGAAAGCGATTAAAGACATGCGAGTAGGAGGAATAAGAAGGATTATTCTTCCTGAGGAATATGCCCCG ATGATTTCTAAGCGTGGTACTCCAAACATCAAAGCGTATGGAGTCATGGATGTGGAGTTGGTTGCAGTTTGTGCATCCCCTGTGTGTTGCTCCTAA
- the LOC110627804 gene encoding uncharacterized protein LOC110627804 isoform X1 — MATRSLNRILATVMISSAALSLTPKPAFAYLTHPASTDSIIFDAKEKMKTMGYHSFFTQKDHESSGDKGNEMQDEIKCGNVVSRLFQMVNKDYKCPTLDHSVSELSKTNCGTFPLEKGKLLKKVLEDENYHVEKMYSSEVWYRDVKKGKGAIATDDQILQLRIHYNLYNDAGDALFNSLEHKTSSVEVHLCDHIFGPGVVKAIKDMRVGGIRRIILPEEYAPMISKRGTPNIKAYGVMDVELVAVCASPVCCS, encoded by the exons ATGGCAACCAGAAGTTTAAATCGGATACTAGCAACCGTGATGATCTCTTCTGCAGCCCTCTCTCTCACCCCCAAGCCAGCTTTTGCCT ACTTAACTCATCCGGCAAGCACAGATTCCATCATTTTCGACGCTAAGGAGAAGATGAAAACAATGGGTTACCACTCATTTTTTACCCAAAAAGATCATGAAAG CAGTGGAGACAAGGGAAATGAGATGCAAGATGAGATCAAATGTGGCAACGTTGTCAGTCGATTGTTCCAGATGGTGAATAAAGACTACAAGTGTCCAACACTTGATCATTCTGTGTCAGAATTGAGTAAAACTAACTGTGGAACTTTCCCTCTAGAGAAAG GGAAACTGCTGAAAAAAGTACTAGAGGATGAGAATTACCATGTTGAAAAGATGTACAGTTCAGAGGTTTGGTACCGGGATGTTAAAAAGGGTAAAGGTGCTATAGCAACAGATGATCAGATTTTACAG CTGAGGATCCACTACAACCTTTATAATGATGCCGGAGATGCCCTTTTTAACAGTTTAGAGCACAAGACTTCTTCGGTGGAAGTCCACTTGTGCGATCATATATTTGGGCCag GAGTTGTGAAAGCGATTAAAGACATGCGAGTAGGAGGAATAAGAAGGATTATTCTTCCTGAGGAATATGCCCCG ATGATTTCTAAGCGTGGTACTCCAAACATCAAAGCGTATGGAGTCATGGATGTGGAGTTGGTTGCAGTTTGTGCATCCCCTGTGTGTTGCTCCTAA
- the LOC122721208 gene encoding uncharacterized protein LOC122721208, which translates to MDRETPDERPLVGNDGDWKKEKLEKLEKSKQVQLSALDDLVSVNSLFTIAIFLGLAFASPSQQSLDNRPECSPDVKMEKRLVLYEVVSFACFLLSSLVAKSLKLFINVQDTKEAMHVDRAHEYKVIKPSRGFMILLSVLASTIGVVFLTISMVDVVQIKIGKMSCGIYETRAAVISLCAVVALALVIYLPSTVITILRCMCSR; encoded by the exons ATGGACAG GGAAACGCCTGATGAACGCCCACTGGTCGGAAACGACGGCGACTGGAAGAAGGAAAAATTAGAAAAACTTGAAAAATCAAAACAGGTTCAGTTAAGCGCACTGGATGATCTCGTTTCTGTGAACTCCCTTTTCACAATAGCCATCTTCTTGGGCTTAGCCTTCGCATCTCCATCTCAACAAAGCCTTGATAATCGACCGGAATGTTCACCGGACGTCAAGATGGAAAAGAGGCTTGTTCTTTATGAAGTAGTATCGTTTGCTTGCTTTCTCCTTTCAAGCCTGGTGGCCAAATCTCTCAAGCTTTTCATCAATGTCCAAGACACCAAAGAAGCTATGCATGTTGATCGAGCTCATGAATATAAAGTGATAAAGCCAAGTAGAGGTTTCATGATACTTTTGTCGGTGTTGGCGTCGACGATTGGGGTGGTTTTTTTGACGATTTCAATGGTTGATGTTGTTCAGATAAAGATCGGGAAGATGTCGTGTGGGATTTATGAGACTCGTGCTGCTGTGATATCGCTATGTGCTGTTGTGGCTCTGGCTCTCGTCATTTATTTACCTTCTACTGTGATAACTATTTTACGTTGTATGTGTAGCCGTTAA
- the LOC110627805 gene encoding uncharacterized protein LOC110627805, which produces MSHIEVEKALREQREREQKEKEQKDSGETSNEMNSSTGTDVALLPEKEGSVTLKYPLLTKSNYAAWAIKMEVFMMAQGVWDAVESPGPVDKRKDKMALAAIYQGIGEDTLLQLGAKKTAKEAWNMLKTMNQGADKVKEVRTQTLWREFEALKMSESDNVDDFSSKLTINVNKLRSLGNTVEEEKVVKKMLRSVSSKFLQIASTIEEFSDLSTKSVEEVIGSLKAHEERLLSCGGRSDETVLLTRAEWKAKEDAKKNKCKSKETTSSRGGYGRGRGRGRNYSNHQRKEGDSQQSKKKFDKSKIKCYGCGRMGHFASECTSKEKEEQSNLTERDDEEQSLLMVEAVEVNNQNSDQIYFEESTLMIEAVELNGEQEVYVAATNGSLMKGAGWYLDTGATNHMTGDKSCFVEIDNTICGKVKFGDGSVINIHGFGSVMFQCKNGEHLTLTNVYYIPKLKSNIISLGQIDESGGRISIGGGILKVYDNTNRLIIKVERQQNRLYIAELQIAEKICLMTSIGEPNWLWHARYGHLNFQALKKLAKEKMVKGLPNITLPNQVCDGCVLGKQHRKPFPQATMYRAKEKLELVYGDLCGPITPTTAGGNQYFMLLVDDYSRYMWILLLKSKGEAYEAFKIFKKKAEAESDTKLKCFRTDRGGEFLSSDFKKFCEDEGIKRQLTAPYSPQQNGVVERRNQTVVEMMRSIMKSKKVPANLWGEAARTSVYLLNRCPTKSVEGMTPYQAWYNKIPNIQHLRVFGCLVHTKTVKSHIAKLDDRSEKGILLGYEDGSKAYRVYNPSKRKILISRDVIFEENESWPFDEEKEQQDCTEMFTVQINELGGEGILEAADALKTSSTQSTSPGTPISEENSPLIQSPSSAISGSETSSTSPKKFRSLQEIYNETRQIDEEAGLCFLSMEEPARFTEAVSDENWKRAMESEIDSIQKNGTWELSELPKNQKAVGLKWVFKLKKDPNGKIIKHKARLVAKGYVQKYGVDYKEVFAPVARIETVRTILAYAAQKQWRVHHLDVKTAFLNGELEEEVYVSQPDGFVDKNNPQKVLRLHKALYGLKQAPRAWNAKLDQSLKSLGFSKCSFEHALYMKKEGKDVTVVGIYVDDLILTGSNGSLIETFKLEMMKLFEMSDLGLLSYYLGIEVKQNSDCISLCQAGYAIKILEKTGMLSCNSTRIPMEPKSKLKKQDGEPLVDATEYRRIIGSLRYLVNTRPDLAYSVSVVSRYMDAPTVTHMNAVKQILRYIRGTTGLGVVYKKNQGNEELIGYSDSDLAGDTDDRKSTSGIIYFLGESPITWVSHKQRIVALSSCEAEYIAATGGACQGIWLTKIIQSLSGDDQVKPVLKVDNKSAISLAKNPVFHDRSKHIDTRVHFIRDCVQRGDVQLEYVKTEEQIADLLTKPLARQRFIELRDKIGVKQV; this is translated from the coding sequence ATGTCTCACATTGAAGTTGAGAAAGCATTGAgagagcagagagagagagaacaaaaagagaaagagCAAAAAGATAGTGGAGAAACCTCTAATGAAATGAATTCTTCTACAGGTACTGATGTAGCCCTGCTCCCTGAAAAAGAAGGTTCAGTAACCTTGAAGTATCCCTTGCTGACAAAAAGCAATTATGCAGCATGGGCTATAAAGATGGAAGTCTTTATGATGGCTCAAGGTGTGTGGGACGCAGTAGAGTCACCGGGTCCAGTTGATAAACGGAAAGATAAAATGGCACTAGCAGCCATTTATCAAGGTATAGGAGAAGATACCTTGCTTCAATTGGGCGCAAAGAAAACTGCGAAGGAGGCATGGAACATGCTGAAAACCATGAACCAAGGGGCTGACAAGGTGAAAGAGGTTCGAACTCAGACTTTGTGGAGAGAGTTCGAAGCTTTGAAGATGAGTGAGTCCGACAATGTTGATGATTTTTCAAGTAAGCTCACAATTAACGTCAACAAGTTAAGGAGTCTCGGAAACActgtagaagaagagaaagtgGTCAAGAAGATGTTACGGTCTGTTTCATCGAAATTTCTTCAGATCGCGTCAACCATTGAAGAATTTAGTGACCTATCCACCAAGTCAGTTGAGGAGGTGATAGGTTCACTCAAAGCTCACGAAGAGAGACTGCTGAGTTGTGGCGGCAGATCTGATGAGACGGTTCTTCTTACTAGAGCAGAGTGGAAGGCGAAGGAAGATGCCAAGAAGAACAAATGTAAATCAAAAGAGACCACCAGTTCAAGAGGTGGATATGGAAGAGGACGTGGTAGAGGCAGGAATTACAGTAATCATCAAAGAAAAGAAGGTGATTCACAACAGTCAAAGAAAAAATTTGACAAGTCAAAAATCAAATGTTATGGGTGCGGAAGAATGGGGCATTTCGCATCAGAATGCACCTCAAAGGAGAAGGAGGAGCAATCAAATTTGACCGAAAGAGATGATGAAGAACAGTCCCTGTTGATGGTTGAAGCTGTTGAGGTAAATAATCAGAATTCGGATCAAATTTATTTTGAAGAATCTACCCTGATGATTGAAGCTGTTGAATTGAATGGAGAACAAGAAGTGTATGTTGCTGCCACAAATGGGAGTTTGATGAAAGGAGCAGGTTGGTATCTCGACACAGGAGCTACTAATCATATGACAGGTGACAAAAGTTGTTTTGTTGAAATTGATAATACAATTTGTGGCAAGGTTAAATTTGGTGATGGTTCTGTAATTAATATACATGGTTTTGGGTCAGTAATGTTTCAATGTAAAAACGGTGAACATCTAACCCTAACTAATGTATATTATATcccaaaattaaaaagtaatataatTAGCCTTGGCCAAATTGATGAAAGTGGTGGCAGAATTTCCATTGGAGGAGGAATTCTAAAAGTCTATGACAACACAAATAGACTTATAATCAAAGTGGAAAGGCAACAAAACAGACTGTATATCGCAGAATTGCAGATTGCAGAGAAGATTTGTTTGATGACCAGCATCGGTGAACCAAATTGGCTTTGGCATGCTAGGTATGGCCACCTAAACTTTCAAGCTTTGAAGAAGCTGGCTAAAGAGAAGATGGTGAAAGGATTGCCAAATATCACACTTCCAAATCAAGTCTGTGATGGGTGTGTGCTGGGCAAACAACATCGAAAACCTTTCCCACAAGCAACGATGTACAGGGCCAAAGAGAAACTTGAACTGGTGTATGGCGATCTCTGCGGTCCAATCACACCGACAACAGCAGGAGGTAATCAGTATTTTATGCTTCTTGTAGATGATTATTCACGTTACATGTGGATCTTATTATTGAAAAGCAAGGGTGAAGCATATGAAGCTTTCAAGATATTCAAGAAGAAAGCTGAAGCTGAGTCAGATACAAAGCTGAAATGTTTCAGAACAGATCGTGGTGGTGAATTCCTCTCATCTGACTTCAAAAAATTTTGCGAAGATGAGGGGATTAAGCGCCAATTGACTGCACCTTACTCCCCGCAGCAGAACGGTGTTGTAGAAAGGCGAAATCAGACTGTGGTAGAAATGATGAGAAGCATAATGAAAAGCAAGAAGGTTCCAGCAAACTTATGGGGTGAAGCAGCTAGAACTTCAGTCTATTTGTTGAATAGATGTCCAACCAAGAGTGTTGAAGGTATGACTCCTTATCAAGCTTGGTATAACAAGATACCAAATATACAACATTTAAGAGTATTTGGTTGTCTTGTTCATACCAAGACAGTGAAATCCCATATTGCTAAGTTAGATGACAGAAGTGAAAAAGGAATTTTGCTTGGTTATGAAGATGGCTCTAAGGCATATAGAGTTTATAATCCCAGCAAAAGAAAAATCTTAATCAGTAGGGATGTGATTTTTGAAGAAAATGAAAGCTGGCCGTTTGATGAAGAGAAGGAACAACAAGACTGTACAGAGATGTTTACCGTACAGATAAATGAATTAGGGGGTGAAGGCATACTTGAAGCAGCAGATGCGTTAAAAACTTCTTCAACGCAATCTACTTCCCCAGGTACACCAATTTCAGAAGAAAATTCTCCTCTAATTCAATCACCTTCTTCAGCTATTTCAGGTTCAGAAACGAGCTCCACTTCACCAAAGAAATTCAGATCGTTGCAGGAAATTTATAATGAAACTCGTCAAATTGATGAAGAAGCTGGGTTGTGTTTCTTATCAATGGAGGAACCAGCACGCTTTACAGAGGCAGTAAGTGACGAGAATTGGAAGCGAGCTATGGAATCTGAAATTGATTCCATTCAAAAGAATGGAACTTGGGAGCTATCTGAGTTGCCGAAAAATCAAAAAGCAGTTGGACTCAAATGGGTTTTTAAGCTGAAGAAGGATCCAAACGGCAAGATCATCAAGCATAAAGCCCGTTTAGTTGCAAAGGGATATGTGCAGAAGTATGGAGTTGATTACAAGGAGGTCTTTGCTCCTGTAGCAAGAATTGAAACTGTCAGAACAATCCTTGCTTATGCTGCTCAAAAACAGTGGAGAGTTCACCATTTGGACGTGAAGACGGCATTTTTAAATGGAGAATTAGAAGAGGAGGTGTATGTGAGTCAACCAGATGGCTTTGTTGACAAGAATAATCCACAGAAGGTGCTGCGTTTACACAAGGCactatatggtttaaaacaggCACCGAGGGCCTGGAATGCTAAACTGGATCAAAGTTTAAAGTCACTTGGTTTCAGCAAATGTTCGTTTGAACATGCTCTATATATGAAGAAGGAAGGAAAAGATGTTACAGTGGTGGGAATATATGTTGACGATTTAATTCTCACCGGCTCAAATGGGTCTCTAATTGAAACATTCAAATTAGAGATGATGAAACTGTTTGAGATGAGTGACTTGGGTCTGCTGAGTTACTATCTTGGAATTGAGGTAAAACAAAATTCTGATTGTATATCTCTTTGTCAAGCAGGTTATGCaatcaaaattcttgaaaaaacAGGGATGCTTAGTTGCAACAGTACTCGTATTCCAATGGAGCCAAAGAGCAAGCTAAAAAAACAAGACGGTGAGCCACTAGTTGATGCCACAGAATATAGAAGAATTATTGGGAGTCTGAGGTATTTGGTGAACACACGCCCAGACCTTGCGTACTCTGTTAGTGTAGTCAGCCGGTACATGGATGCGCCAACGGTAACACACATGAATGCTGTGAAGCAAATCTTAAGGTATATAAGAGGAACTACTGGTTTGGGTGTTGTTTATAAGAAGAATCAAGGAAATGAAGAACTCATAGGTTACAGTGATAGTGACCTTGCTGGAGATACTGATGATAGGAAAAGTACCTCTGGAATCATTTATTTTCTTGGAGAAAGTCCAATTACATGGGTTTCACATAAACAAAGAATTGTAGCATTGTCTTCATGTGAAGCTGAATATATAGCAGCAACAGGTGGAGCTTGTCAAGGGATTTGGCTCACAAAGATAATTCAAAGTTTGAGTGGAGATGATCAAGTCAAACCAGTTCTGAAGGTTGATAACAAATCAGCTATTTCGTTAGCCAAAAATCCAGTCTTCCATGACAGGAGTAAGCATATAGATACAAGAGTTCATTTTATCCGTGACTGCGTTCAACGAGGAGATGTTCAGCTTGAATATGTGAAGACTGAAGAACAAATAGCTGATTTACTGACAAAACCACTTGCTCGACAAAGATTCATTGAATTAAGAGACAAAATTGGTGTCAAACAAGTTTAA